Proteins from one Streptomyces roseifaciens genomic window:
- a CDS encoding M56 family metallopeptidase: MMVPLALLVLGALVAAMAPRVLTRSDWPDREPVVALWVWQCAVAAVLLCCLLAMALSAAAAWEAVRGHVFGIAPHGVVEAYALTAYGAWAAPLAVALASGAVWTAAMLTREISWSRARRRQRRAELLVRSPRLPGEEPGGDRLVVLEGDRADAWWLPGGAAPQLVITTGALRRLKGPQLDAVLAHEQGHARARHHWLLHVSSALANGFPQVPVFAAFRDQVHHLVELAADDSASRRFGRLTTALALVELNEDRGVFGPCPTQLSQVPTRVHRLLAPAPRLTAARRLRLSAVAALVPAVPLLVTFVPGLSVLTRSGS; the protein is encoded by the coding sequence ATGATGGTCCCGCTCGCGCTGCTGGTCCTCGGCGCACTGGTCGCGGCGATGGCTCCGCGCGTGCTGACCCGTTCCGACTGGCCCGACCGCGAGCCGGTCGTGGCCCTGTGGGTGTGGCAGTGCGCGGTGGCGGCCGTGCTGCTGTGCTGTCTGCTCGCCATGGCGCTGAGCGCCGCGGCGGCCTGGGAGGCCGTGCGCGGGCACGTCTTCGGTATCGCTCCGCACGGCGTGGTCGAGGCCTACGCCCTCACCGCCTACGGTGCGTGGGCCGCGCCGCTGGCCGTGGCGCTGGCGAGCGGCGCCGTGTGGACGGCCGCGATGCTGACCCGTGAGATCAGCTGGTCGCGCGCCCGCCGCCGGCAGCGCCGCGCGGAACTGCTCGTCCGCTCCCCCCGGCTGCCCGGCGAGGAGCCCGGAGGGGACCGGCTCGTGGTGCTGGAGGGCGACCGCGCCGACGCGTGGTGGCTGCCCGGCGGCGCCGCGCCGCAGCTGGTGATCACGACCGGCGCGCTGCGCCGCCTCAAGGGCCCCCAGCTCGACGCGGTGCTGGCCCACGAGCAGGGGCACGCCCGGGCCCGGCACCACTGGCTGCTGCACGTCTCCTCGGCCCTGGCCAACGGCTTCCCCCAGGTCCCGGTGTTCGCCGCGTTCCGCGACCAGGTGCACCATCTGGTGGAGCTGGCGGCGGACGACTCGGCGTCGCGGCGCTTCGGCCGCCTGACCACTGCGCTCGCCCTGGTGGAACTGAACGAGGACCGCGGGGTGTTCGGGCCGTGCCCGACGCAGCTCTCCCAGGTGCCGACGCGGGTGCACCGTCTGCTGGCCCCAGCCCCCAGGCTGACGGCCGCGCGGCGGCTGCGGCTGTCGGCGGTCGCGGCGCTGGTGCCCGCGGTGCCGCTGCTGGTGACGTTCGTACCGGGCCTCAGCGTCCTGACCCGGTCCGGGTCGTAA
- a CDS encoding DUF5134 domain-containing protein: MHGPPLIGWLLVAVCAATGAYCLVRLRAGAGGERRAVGGDALMGLGMAAMAVPPAVLDTRPWGALLFAVVFGAAGVHALVGVARGRADSHHLHHAVGAFAMVYMALAMAGPPMGGRAEHTGAAAATHAATAHVPAGTPLLTGLLLVYFAVYVVRTVAVLVPVTVAAGQVSWPGRPDLTHACRLSMGIGMLAMLLTL, encoded by the coding sequence GTGCACGGACCGCCGCTGATCGGCTGGCTGCTCGTGGCAGTGTGCGCCGCGACGGGCGCGTACTGCCTGGTGCGCCTCCGCGCGGGTGCGGGAGGAGAGCGCCGGGCCGTGGGGGGCGATGCCCTGATGGGGCTCGGCATGGCGGCCATGGCCGTGCCGCCCGCCGTTCTGGACACCCGGCCCTGGGGCGCGCTGCTGTTCGCCGTCGTCTTCGGCGCGGCCGGGGTCCACGCGCTGGTGGGCGTGGCGCGGGGCCGCGCGGACAGCCACCATCTCCACCACGCCGTGGGCGCGTTCGCCATGGTCTACATGGCGCTCGCGATGGCGGGCCCCCCGATGGGCGGCCGCGCGGAGCACACGGGAGCGGCGGCGGCCACGCACGCCGCGACCGCACATGTCCCGGCCGGCACCCCCCTGCTGACGGGCCTGCTGCTGGTGTACTTCGCCGTGTACGTGGTGCGCACGGTGGCCGTGCTCGTCCCCGTCACCGTGGCCGCCGGGCAGGTCTCCTGGCCGGGCCGGCCGGACCTCACCCACGCCTGCAGACTGTCCATGGGCATCGGCATGCTGGCGATGCTGCTGACGCTGTGA
- a CDS encoding GNAT family N-acetyltransferase: METTSSTETTFRDATVEDVPVLVALVESAYRGDASRAGWTTEADLLEGQRTDPDGVEAVVTDPGSRLLVVERGDRIVACCQLEHRGTHAYFGMFAVSPAMQGGGLGKVVIAEAERLVRADWGATEMHMTVIKQRDELIAWYERRGYRRTGRMSPFPYGDERFGVPQRDDLEFELLIKELV; encoded by the coding sequence ATGGAAACCACCAGCAGCACGGAGACGACCTTCCGGGACGCGACCGTCGAGGACGTGCCCGTTCTCGTCGCCCTCGTCGAGTCGGCCTACCGCGGTGACGCGAGCCGCGCCGGCTGGACGACCGAGGCGGACCTGCTGGAGGGCCAGCGCACCGACCCCGACGGCGTCGAGGCTGTGGTGACGGACCCGGGCAGCCGCCTGCTCGTGGTCGAGCGGGGCGACCGGATAGTGGCCTGCTGCCAGCTCGAACACCGGGGTACCCACGCGTACTTCGGGATGTTCGCCGTCAGCCCGGCGATGCAGGGCGGCGGGCTCGGCAAGGTCGTCATCGCGGAGGCCGAGCGGCTCGTCCGCGCCGACTGGGGCGCGACCGAGATGCACATGACCGTGATCAAGCAGCGGGACGAGCTGATCGCCTGGTACGAGCGGCGCGGCTACCGGCGCACCGGGCGGATGAGCCCGTTCCCGTACGGCGACGAGCGCTTCGGCGTCCCGCAGCGCGACGACCTCGAGTTCGAACTGCTGATCAAGGAACTGGTCTGA